The following coding sequences lie in one Mesorhizobium sp. DCY119 genomic window:
- a CDS encoding purine-nucleoside phosphorylase — protein MMQTIDLLVERLGGLVPKVAMVLGSGLGGLVNEVENAVRISYAELPGFPASGVTGHAGEVVAGNFAGEPVLMLAGRAHYYEHGNAAAMRPVIEVLAGIGIEKLILTNAAGSVDPDMLPGSIMLIEDHINFSGSNPLFGEPSDRRFVGLTEAYDAGLRAAFEKAAEVSDTALHKGVYMWFSGPSFETPAEIRMARLMGANAVGMSTVPEVILARFCGLKVAACSVITNLAAGMTGAELSHEETKDMAPIGGGRLATVLKTMFREGLVDG, from the coding sequence ATGATGCAGACGATCGATCTTCTGGTGGAGCGGCTTGGCGGACTGGTGCCCAAGGTTGCGATGGTGCTCGGTTCCGGTCTCGGCGGGCTGGTCAACGAGGTCGAAAACGCGGTGCGCATTTCCTACGCCGAGCTGCCGGGCTTCCCGGCCAGCGGCGTCACCGGCCATGCCGGCGAGGTGGTGGCCGGCAATTTCGCCGGCGAGCCGGTGCTGATGCTGGCCGGCCGCGCGCATTATTACGAGCATGGCAATGCCGCCGCCATGCGCCCGGTCATCGAGGTGCTGGCGGGCATCGGCATCGAGAAGCTGATCCTCACCAACGCCGCCGGCTCCGTCGACCCCGACATGCTGCCCGGCTCGATCATGCTGATTGAGGATCACATCAATTTTTCCGGCTCGAACCCGCTGTTCGGGGAGCCGAGCGACCGCCGTTTTGTCGGCCTGACGGAAGCCTATGATGCCGGCCTGCGCGCCGCCTTCGAGAAGGCGGCGGAGGTCTCCGACACTGCCCTCCACAAGGGTGTCTATATGTGGTTCTCCGGCCCAAGTTTCGAGACGCCGGCCGAAATCCGCATGGCACGGCTGATGGGCGCGAATGCCGTCGGCATGTCGACCGTGCCCGAGGTCATACTGGCGCGGTTCTGCGGCCTCAAGGTCGCTGCCTGCTCGGTCATCACCAATCTCGCCGCCGGCATGACAGGCGCCGAGCTTTCGCATGAGGAAACCAAGGACATGGCGCCCATCGGTGGCGGTCGCCTGGCCACGGTGCTGAAGACCATGTTCCGGGAGGGGTTGGTGGATGGGTAG
- the cdd gene encoding cytidine deaminase translates to MSHDLFLAAREAMAKCHAPYSKFPVGAALRTEDGRVFSGCNIEVASYPEGWCAETTALGHYIMGGGGKITEIAVVAERMDRITPCGGCRQRLAEFADANTKLFLCDQTGVVETVTMGQMLPYGFEGGILR, encoded by the coding sequence ATGTCGCATGACCTTTTCCTCGCCGCGCGCGAGGCCATGGCGAAATGCCATGCGCCCTATTCGAAATTCCCGGTGGGTGCCGCCCTTCGCACCGAAGATGGTCGCGTTTTTTCCGGCTGCAACATCGAGGTCGCATCCTACCCCGAAGGCTGGTGCGCGGAGACGACCGCGCTCGGCCACTACATCATGGGCGGCGGTGGCAAGATCACCGAGATCGCGGTCGTAGCCGAGCGCATGGACCGCATCACACCTTGCGGCGGCTGCCGCCAGCGGCTCGCCGAATTCGCCGACGCCAACACGAAACTTTTCCTCTGCGACCAGACCGGCGTGGTCGAGACGGTAACGATGGGCCAGATGCTGCCCTACGGCTTCGAAGGCGGAATTCTCAGATGA
- the deoA gene encoding thymidine phosphorylase: MLPQEIIRRKRDGKPLSADEIAGFVRGLTTGAVSEGQVAALAMAVFFNGMSRDEAVALTLAMRDSGDVLDWSDLPGPVTDKHSTGGVGDNVSLMLAPIVAACGAYVPMISGRGLGHTGGTLDKMDSIPGYTTQPDKKLFRKTVLAAGCAIIGQTADLAPADKRFYAIRDVTATVESVALITASILSKKLAAGLQSLVLDVKLGNGAFMAKTRDATALATSLVEVANGAGLKTSALITGMNEPLASAAGNAVEVQNAVDFLTGRFRDRRLEQVTLALAAEMLQQAGLAASHQDAARQAHKALESGKATEVFARMVAALGGPKDFVEKSESYLPKAKVEFAVKAPESGFVTDIETRDIGLAVVALGGGRTRPEDSVDHAVGITRLLPVGAEVKAGEPLALVHARNKTDAERAALVLLSGYTLGDTKPAAAKVIVRRIAPRG, translated from the coding sequence ATGCTCCCCCAGGAAATCATCCGCCGCAAGCGCGACGGCAAGCCGCTCTCCGCTGATGAAATCGCCGGCTTCGTGCGCGGGCTGACCACGGGCGCGGTGTCCGAGGGGCAGGTCGCGGCCCTTGCTATGGCGGTGTTCTTCAACGGTATGAGCCGCGACGAGGCAGTCGCCTTGACGCTCGCCATGCGCGATTCCGGCGACGTGCTCGACTGGTCGGACCTGCCCGGTCCCGTCACCGACAAGCACTCGACCGGCGGCGTCGGCGACAATGTCTCGCTGATGCTGGCGCCGATCGTTGCCGCCTGCGGCGCCTATGTGCCGATGATTTCGGGGCGCGGGCTCGGCCACACCGGCGGCACGCTCGACAAGATGGATTCGATCCCCGGCTACACCACGCAGCCGGACAAGAAGCTGTTCCGCAAGACGGTGCTTGCCGCCGGCTGCGCGATCATCGGCCAGACTGCTGATCTCGCACCCGCCGACAAGCGCTTCTATGCCATCCGCGATGTCACGGCGACGGTCGAGTCGGTCGCCCTCATCACCGCCTCGATCCTGTCGAAGAAACTCGCTGCCGGGCTGCAGTCGCTGGTGCTGGACGTCAAGCTCGGCAACGGCGCCTTCATGGCAAAAACCCGCGACGCGACCGCACTGGCGACCAGCCTCGTCGAGGTCGCCAATGGCGCGGGGCTGAAAACATCGGCACTCATCACCGGCATGAACGAGCCGCTAGCATCTGCCGCCGGCAATGCGGTGGAGGTGCAGAACGCCGTCGATTTCCTGACCGGCCGTTTCCGCGACCGAAGGCTGGAGCAGGTGACGCTGGCACTCGCCGCCGAAATGCTGCAGCAGGCAGGGCTTGCCGCCTCGCATCAGGATGCCGCGCGGCAGGCACATAAGGCGTTGGAGAGCGGCAAGGCGACGGAAGTCTTTGCGCGTATGGTGGCGGCCCTCGGCGGGCCGAAGGATTTCGTCGAGAAGAGCGAAAGCTATCTGCCGAAGGCGAAAGTGGAATTCGCGGTAAAGGCACCCGAGAGCGGTTTCGTAACCGACATCGAGACGCGCGATATCGGCCTAGCCGTCGTGGCGCTTGGCGGTGGCCGCACCAGGCCGGAAGACAGTGTCGATCATGCCGTGGGCATAACGCGGCTGCTGCCGGTTGGGGCGGAGGTGAAGGCCGGCGAACCGCTGGCGCTTGTCCATGCCCGCAACAAGACCGATGCCGAGAGGGCTGCGCTGGTACTGCTGTCCGGCTATACACTTGGTGACACGAAACCAGCCGCCGCCAAGGTCATCGTGCGCCGGATCGCGCCGCGCGGCTAG